The stretch of DNA AGCAATTACCCATGCCTACAAATGTATTTCCCAATGATACCATGACTAACCCCAGTAGGGAATGCAAAGCCATCACATTGAGGAGTGAAAAAGTAGTGAAGGATGCATCCTCAAGCCACAACTTGCAGGAAGAAGAGGATGACAAGAACTCAGAAatcaaagaggaagaagagatacATATTCCTACCCCACCAAAGGAAGTCTTGAATCCCTATGTGCCAAAAGCACCCTACCCACAGAGGCTAAGAAAAGATAGGAAGGACAGCCAGTTTTCTAGGTTCTTGGAGATCTTCAAGAGGCTCCAAATCAACATCCCTTTTGCAGAAGcattagagcaaatgccactctatgccaagtttTTAAAGGAGCTTATGACCAAGAAAAGAAACTGGGGAGAAAATGAAACTGTAGTGCTCACAGAGGATTATAGTGCTATCATACAGAAAAAGCTTCCCCAAATGATGAAGGATCCTAGAAGCTTTCACATCCCATGCATCATAGGAGACATTAGCATTAAGAAAATATTATGTGATCTGGGTGCTAGCATCAACCTTATGTCTTTGGTCATGATGAAGAGAATGATAATTGAAGAGGTTAAGCTAACAAGAATGGCACTTCAACTAGCAGACAGAACATTCAAGTTCCCCCATGGAGTAGTAGAGGACCTATTAG from Arachis duranensis cultivar V14167 chromosome 4, aradu.V14167.gnm2.J7QH, whole genome shotgun sequence encodes:
- the LOC107484296 gene encoding uncharacterized protein LOC107484296, coding for MPTNVFPNDTMTNPSRECKAITLRSEKVVKDASSSHNLQEEEDDKNSEIKEEEEIHIPTPPKEVLNPYVPKAPYPQRLRKDRKDSQFSRFLEIFKRLQINIPFAEALEQMPLYAKFLKELMTKKRNWGENETVVLTEDYSAIIQKKLPQMMKDPRSFHIPCIIGDISIKKILCDLGASINLMSLVMMKRMIIEEVKLTRMALQLADRTFKFPHGVVEDLLVKGELVLKLHKEKMVFNVFTAMSYPKESIGECMMVDTLEILVQGVLKEDKLEDVMEIEQQASWGELPQESMDNLIMLDKASKEKVEVAKLELKTMPPSLKYAYLGSNDTYPVIINSTLSKKQEEELIKVLKQHKDAIGGHFQT